CTCATCTCTGCTGAAAGCCTTGCGTGCAACCTTGTTTGCCAGTAGCGCTGATGAAGCGAAACAGCTCCTCACTGGAGTTCATCTGCGCTTCAATCAAAAGCGTTTGGAGGCCGCATCCACCGACGGTCATCGGCTTGCGATGTTGACGGTTGAGGATGCCTTGCAGGCTGAAATCAGTGTCGACGAGTCTGAGCCTGATGAATTAGCCGTCACGCTTCCGGCACGTTCCCTGCGTGAGGTGGAGCGATTAATGGCGAGCTGGAAAGGAAACGATCCGGTCAGCCTGTTTTGTGAGCGAGGCCAGGTTGTGGTGCTCGCGGCCGATCAGATGGTGACGAGTCGCACCTTGGAAGGGACTTATCCCAATTACCGCCAGCTGATTCCCGATAGTTTTAGCCGCACGATTGATCTGGATCGGCGGGCTTTTATCTCCGCTTTGGAACGCATTGCTGTCTTGGCCGACCAACACAACAATGTGGTCAGGATCGCTACGGAGCCAGCCACGGGACTGGTTCAGATCAGTGCGGATGCCCAGGACGTGGGCAGTGGTTCTGAGTCTTTAGCGGCAGAGATCAACGGTGATGCCGTCCAAATTGCCTTCAACGTGCGCTATGTGCTGGATGGTCTCAAGGCCATGGATTGTGATCGGGTCCGATTGTCTTGCAACGCCCCCACGACGCCCGCGATCCTGACCCCCGCTAATGATGATCATCCAGGCCTCACCTATCTGGTGATGCCTGTTCAGATTCGTTCCTGACACCGTTCACGACGCCTTGACTGTTCCGGACCAGCTCCTCTTGAGCGATCTGTTGCACCATCGGGTGCGCTGTGATCAGGGCCTTGACCATGGACCAGGGGTCATGGCTTGGATGCACCCACCAGTGCACCGTCTGCTCGGTTGGGTGAGTCGCCCATCTGCGTTGCGTACCAGCCGAGACGTTTGGCGTCTTGATCAATGTCGGGGATTCGACGATCAGCAGGTGTTTGTGAAAGGGGCTCCTGCCGAAGCCGATCAGATCACCTTGGATCGCTTGCCAACCCTGCTGGATGCCGATCTTCTCAACGTGGATGGAGAGAGGATAGGGATCATCGCTGATTTGGCCTTTTTGCCTGCGAGCGGGCAGATCAGTCATTACCTCGTGGCACGCAGTGACCCTCGGCTGCCTGGAACTAGTCGCTGGCGCTTGTTGCCGGATCGAATCGTTGACCAACAACCCGGCTTGGTCTCCACGGCGATCCATGAACTTGATGATTTACCTCTGGCTCGGGCCAGTGTTCGTCAGGATTTTCTTCAGCGCTCAAGACACTGGAGAGAACAGCTGCAGCAGTTTGGAGATCGCGCTGGTGAGCGTTTAGAGGGTTGGTTAGAAGAACCCCCATGGGACGAGCCTCTTGGGGCCTCTGTCCTGGAGTCTTCCTATCCGACGGAAGCATCGCCTTCCGTGGACCCAATCGATGACTGGGATGATGCTGATTGGCCCGATGATCCTCCGGTTGAGCGTGGCCGTTCCGTTCGAAATGATTCGAGGGCTCGAAATGATTGGCCCGATCATGAGGAAGATCCTTGGGTCTGACCGTCGGCAACACTGGGTACAGATGACTCATCGGTTGTGACCCAGTCCTCTCATGCGGTTGCGGCATTTGATCTTGGGGCAGCTCTGCGCCAGGAAGGGCTCACCGAAACGGATTACAGCGAAATTCAGCGGCGTCTTGGACGGGATCCCAACCGTGCTGAGTTGGGCATGTTTGGTGTGATGTGGTCGGAGCATTGCTGTTACCGCAATTCCAGACCCCTGTTGAGTGGCTTCCCCACAGAAGGACCACGCATCCTTGTCGGTCCTGGAGAAAACGCCGGCGTGGTGGACCTGGGTGAAGGTCATCGTTTGGCGTTCAAGGTGGAAAGCCACAACCACCCATCCGCTGTGGAGCCTTTTCAAGGTGCGGCCACTGGCGTTGGCGGCATCTTGCGTGACATTTTTACGATGGGCGCCAGGCCGATCGCGTTGCTGAACGCCTTGCGCTTTGGCCCGCTGGAGGAACCCGCCACCCGTGGATTGGTGGAAGGGGTTGTGGCTGGCATTGCTCACTATGGCAACTGCGTTGGCGTGCCAACCGTGGGTGGAGAGGTGGCATTCGATCCGTCGTATCAGGGCAATCCCTTGGTGAACGCCATGGCCCTGGGCCTGATGGAAACGGATGACATCGTTCGCTCGGGAGCCGCGGGGGTTGGCAATCCCGTGGTGTACGTGGGCAGCACCACGGGCCGGGATGGCATGGGAGGCGCCAGTTTTGCGAGCGCTGAGCTAAGTGCCGATTCACTGGATGATCGCCCGGCTGTGCAGGTGGGAGATCCCTTTCTGGAGAAGGGCTTGATTGAGGCTTGTCTTGAAGCCTTTCAAAGCGGGGATGTGGTTGCTGCTCAGGATATGGGTGCTGCGGGGCTCACCTGTAGTTGTTCGGAGATGGCGGCGAAGGGGGATGTGGGTGTCGAGTTGGATCTCGATCGGGTGCCCGCAAGAGAACACGGCATGACCGCCTATGAATTCCTGCTTTCGGAATCTCAAGAGCGCATGTTGTTCGTGGTGCGTTCGGGTCGGGAGGAGCAGCTGATGCAACGTTTCCGCCGTTGGGGACTCCAGGCAGCGGTGGTTGGTCGCGTTTTGGAGGAGCCGGTGGTGAGGGTGCTGCAGCACGGTGCCGTGGCGGCAGAAGTTCCGGCCCGGGCCTTGGCGGAAGACACCCCGATCAACAAGCACAAGCTGCTGTCCGAGCCCCCAGAGGACATCCAGACGCACTGGACCTGGCGTGAATCAGATCTTCCAAGTCCTGCCATCGATCGCGATTGGAATGCCGATCTGTTGCGTTTGCTCGATGACCCCACGATTGCCAGCAAGCGCTGGATCTATCGCCAATATGACCAGCAGGTGTTGGCCAATACGGTGATTCGAGCCGGTGGTGCGGATGCTGCTGTGGTGCGACTGCGTCCTCAACAGGGTGAGGCGTCACTGCAAACGTCTCAGTGTGGCGTTGCGGCCACGCTGGATTGTCCCAATCGCTGGGTGGCCCTTGATCCAGAGCGAGGAGCGATTGCAGCGGTCGCAGAGGCTGCTCGCAATCTCAGTTGTGTGGGAGCCCAGCCGATCGCGGTGACCGACAACCTGAACTTCCCATCTCCAGAAACCCCCAGGGGGTATTGGCAGTTGGCGATGGCATGCCGCGGCCTATCCCATGCCTGTCGCACCTTGGGCACCCCTATCACCGGCGGCAACGTTTCTCTCTACAACGAAACCAGGGCCGATGACGGCAGTCTTCAGCCCATTCATCCCACGCCTGTGGTGGGCATGGTGGGACTGGTGGAAGATCTCGACTGCTCCGGAGGTTTGGCTTGGCGCCAACCTGGCGATCTGGTGGTGCTGCTTGGTGTCTCCACCGATGAGGAGGGAAATGAAGGCCTTGGTTTGGCGGGCAGCAGCTATCAGGGAGTTGTTCATGGGTTGCTGACAGGCCGTCCACCAAGCGTGGATCTGGAGTTGGAGGGGCAGGTTCAGGCCTTAGTGCGTCAGGCGTTTGCTCAGGGCGTGTTGGCCTCAGCCCATGACAGCAGCGATGGTGGGTTAGCCGTAGCGCTTGCGGAAAGTGCCCTGGCCTCGGGACTTGGCGTTGATCTCAACCTGCCACGGGGGTCTGCTCGGCTGGATCGTGTTTTGTTTGCTGAGGGTGGAGCACGCATCGTCGTGTCGGTGCGCGCCGAACAGCGTCCGGCTTGGCAAGCCTTAGTGGCTTCTCAAGAGCATCAACATGTTCCTGTGACCAAGATCGGAACCGTTGCCGACCATGGTTGTTTCCGCTTGTCGGTCGGACAACATCCAGTGATTGACCTGGCTGTTGAGTCGCTCCGAGAGCAATACGAACAAGCCATTCCCCGTCGCCTTGGTGCGGTTTGATGCAGAATCTGAACACCCATCCGAAGTCGAGGCGGCCGGTGCATCAGCTCGAGATAGAGCGTCCCGATCGCATGGAAGAAGCCTGCGGTGTTTTCGCTGTTCAGGCCCTCGATCAACCAGTCGCCAACCTGGTGTATTTCGGTCTTTACGCCCTGCAGCATCGCGGCCAGGAATCTGCTGGCATTGCTGTTTTCAACGAAGGCAAGGTCAGGCTCCACAAGGACATGGGCCTGGTGAGCCAGGTGTTTGATCAGGAGGTGCTCGAGCGCATGCCTGGTGGTTTAGCCGTTGGCCATAA
This portion of the Synechococcus sp. ROS8604 genome encodes:
- the dnaN gene encoding DNA polymerase III subunit beta, which codes for MKLVCSQAELNAALQLVSRAVASRPTHPVLANVLLTADAGTDRLSLTGFDLNLGIQTSVPASVESSGAVTLPARLLGEIVSKLSSDSPVSLSCDAGAEQVELTSSSGSYQMRGMPADDFPELPLVENGTALRVDPSSLLKALRATLFASSADEAKQLLTGVHLRFNQKRLEAASTDGHRLAMLTVEDALQAEISVDESEPDELAVTLPARSLREVERLMASWKGNDPVSLFCERGQVVVLAADQMVTSRTLEGTYPNYRQLIPDSFSRTIDLDRRAFISALERIAVLADQHNNVVRIATEPATGLVQISADAQDVGSGSESLAAEINGDAVQIAFNVRYVLDGLKAMDCDRVRLSCNAPTTPAILTPANDDHPGLTYLVMPVQIRS
- a CDS encoding RNA methyltransferase, which encodes MTVPDQLLLSDLLHHRVRCDQGLDHGPGVMAWMHPPVHRLLGWVSRPSALRTSRDVWRLDQCRGFDDQQVFVKGAPAEADQITLDRLPTLLDADLLNVDGERIGIIADLAFLPASGQISHYLVARSDPRLPGTSRWRLLPDRIVDQQPGLVSTAIHELDDLPLARASVRQDFLQRSRHWREQLQQFGDRAGERLEGWLEEPPWDEPLGASVLESSYPTEASPSVDPIDDWDDADWPDDPPVERGRSVRNDSRARNDWPDHEEDPWV
- the purL gene encoding phosphoribosylformylglycinamidine synthase subunit PurL, with translation MTQSSHAVAAFDLGAALRQEGLTETDYSEIQRRLGRDPNRAELGMFGVMWSEHCCYRNSRPLLSGFPTEGPRILVGPGENAGVVDLGEGHRLAFKVESHNHPSAVEPFQGAATGVGGILRDIFTMGARPIALLNALRFGPLEEPATRGLVEGVVAGIAHYGNCVGVPTVGGEVAFDPSYQGNPLVNAMALGLMETDDIVRSGAAGVGNPVVYVGSTTGRDGMGGASFASAELSADSLDDRPAVQVGDPFLEKGLIEACLEAFQSGDVVAAQDMGAAGLTCSCSEMAAKGDVGVELDLDRVPAREHGMTAYEFLLSESQERMLFVVRSGREEQLMQRFRRWGLQAAVVGRVLEEPVVRVLQHGAVAAEVPARALAEDTPINKHKLLSEPPEDIQTHWTWRESDLPSPAIDRDWNADLLRLLDDPTIASKRWIYRQYDQQVLANTVIRAGGADAAVVRLRPQQGEASLQTSQCGVAATLDCPNRWVALDPERGAIAAVAEAARNLSCVGAQPIAVTDNLNFPSPETPRGYWQLAMACRGLSHACRTLGTPITGGNVSLYNETRADDGSLQPIHPTPVVGMVGLVEDLDCSGGLAWRQPGDLVVLLGVSTDEEGNEGLGLAGSSYQGVVHGLLTGRPPSVDLELEGQVQALVRQAFAQGVLASAHDSSDGGLAVALAESALASGLGVDLNLPRGSARLDRVLFAEGGARIVVSVRAEQRPAWQALVASQEHQHVPVTKIGTVADHGCFRLSVGQHPVIDLAVESLREQYEQAIPRRLGAV